From the genome of Brassica oleracea var. oleracea cultivar TO1000 chromosome C4, BOL, whole genome shotgun sequence:
GAAAATTGAAATATCAATATTTTATTAAAACTCGACGACTTACATGTAAGTCGTTATAGGTTAGTTTTGCCATTGGAAAAAAAAACTTCAATATTTAATTATACCCAGACAACTTACAATTCAGTCGTCCGCCCGACGACTTACATGTAAGTCGTCGGGCGGACGACTTACATGTAAGTCGTTATAGGTTAGTTTTGCCATTGGAAAAAAAAACTTCAATATTTAATTATACCCAGACAACTTACAATTCAGTCGTCCGCCCGACGACTTACATGTAAGTCGTCCGCCCGACGACTTACATGTAAGTCGTTCAAGATTTTATTCCGAGATTCTGGTCAAACCTCGTAAATCCTGGACGACTTACATGTACATCGTCGGACGGACGACTGAATTGTAAGTCGTCTATATATAATTAAATATTGAAGTTTTATTTTCCAATTGCAAAACTAGCCTATTACGACTTACTTGCAAGTCGTCGAGTTTTAATAAAATATTGATATTTCAATTTTTCACCATACGTCGAGTTTTAATAAAATATTGATATTTCAATTTTTCACCAGACGACTGAAATGTAAGTCGTCCAGGAAAGCCAAACTTCTGAAATAATCCAGTCAAATGCAAAACTAACATATGACGACTGAAATGTAAGTCGTCTAGCTTTTTTGGAGTTTTTTTTAACCAAACAAAAGTAGACGACTTATTTTTCAGTCGTCTCAGATAACAGATTTTAAAGTCAATTGCAAAAATAACCTCTGTGATGACCAGACGACTTATATTTTAGTCAGTCTGGAAAACTTAGATTGAAGTCGTCCGCGTCGATCTTTAATAAACTTTCGTTTTCTTTGTTCGATGTTTGCTAATGTGTTTTATTTTGACTACAGAATGAAATTTATAACTTAATTCGTGATATTTATGAGGTTACCAACATTCATGTTTACTAAATTTTTTAGCTGATCCGAGAAGACTTCCGTGGAAGGCTTCTTTGCTAGTTTTTGAATAACTTGTATTTTTAAGAGTATTAAGTAACTTCAAGATATGTAAAACTCATATTTTCAAAATATGTTTTCTCCCTTAGTTTTACGAAATTTGACTAAGTTTTTCAACACAAACTTATAAAAAATGTGATACGCTTTGACTAGTTACAATTGTTTGTTTCCATCTCTTAAGTATTATTGTTNNNNNNNNNNNNNNNNNNNNNNNNNNNNNNNNNNNNNNNNNNNNNNNNNNNNNNNNNNNNNNNNNNNNNNNNNNNNNNNNNNNNNNNNNNNNAGCTACCAACATTCTTNNNNNNNNNNNNNNNNNNNNNNNNNNNNNNNNNNNNNNNNNNNNNNNNNNNNNNNNNNNNNNNNNNNNNNNNNNNNNNNNNNNNNNNNNNNNNNNNNNNNNNNNNNNNNNNNNNNNNNNNNNNNNNNNNNNNNNGTATTACATATTAGGAAACATTATTACTGATTTTACAAAAAATTCACAACTAAAAGAGTAGACATGCAAATCACAAAACAGACCACAAACAAAACTATTATAGATCATTCCTCTTCAAAGACAAGCTTGGACTCCACTTGATATGGAAGAAGACTTCGTCATAAGACTTCCAGGAAGTCGTCTAGCGCATTATATTTTAGACGACTAACATGTAAGTCGTCCCAGAAGTCTTCCAGATCTGAAAAACCTGCATATTAAATCCAGATATGAAAAACCTGCATATTCAAAAACGTTCAAATGGCTTAAAAACAGAGAAAATGAGTGAAAAATTAGATAAATCTACCTTTATTGAACACACAAAAATACATATCTAAAATTAATAGTTCTACCTTTAAATTAGTGGAAAATGAGAACCATCTGATTAAAAACGTGGAAAAAAAGATAGATTAGTGAGAAAGACATGAGATAAAACTGAAAAATTCATATAAAATTTGGTGTTTTCAAGTCAAAGAGATTAGAGTAGGTTTTTGGAGAGTTTTAGTTTGGAAAAAAGTAAGACCTTTATACAACAGGAAGTTACCAAATGAAGAAAAATCAGACATAAAAATTTCCCAAAATGCTCAGATCTGTTATGAAAGGGAGACTTCGTCAGAAGACTTCCAGGAAGTCGTCTGGAAGACTTCCTGGAAGTCGTCTAGCACATTATATTTTAGACGACTAACATGTAAGTCGTCCCAGAAGTCTTCCAGATTTGAAAAAAACATGCATATCAAATCCAGATCTGAAAAACCTGCATATCAAAAAACGTTCAAATGGCTTAAAAACAGAGAAAATGAGTGAAGAATTAGATAAATCTACCTTTATAGAACACACAAAAATACATATCTAAAATTAATAGATCTACTTTTAAATGAGTGCAAGATGAGAACCATCTGATTAAAAACCTGCAAAAAAAAGATAGATTAGTGAGAAAAACATGAGACAAAACTGAAAAATTCATATAAAGTTTGGTGTTTTCAAGTCAAAGAGATTAGAGTGAGTTTGGAGAGTTTTAGTTTGAGAAAAAAGTAAGACCTTTATACAATAGGAAGCTACCAAATGAAGAAAAATCAGACATAAAAACTTACCAAAACGTTCAGATCTGTTATGAAAGGGAGACTTCGTCAGAAGACTCCCAGGAAGTCCAGACGTCTTCCTGGAAGTCGTCTGGCGCATTATATTTTAGACGACTAACAGGTAAGTCGTCCCAGAAGTCTTCCAGATCTGAAAAACCTGCATATCCAAATTCAGATCTGGAAAACCTACATATCCAAAAACGTTCAAATGGCTTAAAATAGAGAAAATGAGTGGAAGATTAGATAAATCTACTTTTATAAAACACACAAAAATACATATCTAAAATTGATAGATCTACCTTTAAATGAGTGGAAGATAAGAATCTTGTGATGAAAAACAAGATAAATTAGTAAGAAAGACATGAGAAAAAAACAATAAATTGATATAAAACTTTATGTTTATAAGTTCAAAGAGATTAGAGAGGGTTGAAGAGTTTTAGAATGATAAACATTACATTTTTGTTGCAGCCATCTGAGAGGAAGAGAGAGAATGTGTAATTTTTTCTTTATATAGAGAGACAAAAATCCTATTAGGTTAAAATATTTTTGATTCAGACGACTTACTAGACGAGTTACTTGTAAGTCGCCCAGAAGACTTTAATATTTTTAGCGGGAAATTAAAATATTTTTAGCGGGAAACTAAAATAGAAGACTTCCGAGATAACTTACAAGTAAGTCATCTAGTTTAAATTATATAAGCGGAAAAATAATTTTTAAAAAAAATTTAGGCGGGAATATTTGGACGACTTACATGTAAGTCGCCCAGCTAAAATTATTCACCGTGGAAGTCGTCTAGACCCTAAATATAACCCCTAAACATAACCCCTAAACTTAATTAACTAACTAAACACTTCATAAAATCAAATTAAACTTCAAAAGTGTTTACATTTACAGGTAAAAATTTAATTTTTCAAAAAAATATTCAATCTTTCCAAAATCTAACCCTAAGAATACATACAATATTACAACATATGTTTTCAAACTCTAGACCAAAGAATACCATGATTCACTACCTACACTCATCTATGTTGAAAATAATTCAGTTTTGTTATAAATTAATTTATATCACTTAAAATTGTTTATAGTTACATGATTTTAATTTTTCTCTTATCAAAATATTTTTTTAAAATTTATAAATTATTTTTAATATCAGCTACACCAGAATACTTACTTGGAAGTCGTCTAGAAGACTTCTAGCATCTTAGACGATTCAGACGACTTACTGAGGCTATATTCGTAAAAATGGCTTCTGTTTTTTTGTTTGGTCACAAGGGCTGACCGTAATTTCACAAGTCTTTTAAGTTAGTATTGCATTTGATTCAAGTTTGGGTATATATTTCAAGTTTGGGTAAAAGTTTGTATTTAAAATCAAGTTGAGAATCATATTTGATAAATTCTCCGAATTGATATCCACTATTTTGCATTTATTTAAAAGCTGAGTTTCTTGTATTTTCTGCTGCCAGATCCATTTCAATAAGGGAGACATGGGTGGCCTTTGATTGGAATTTGCAACCTGTCACCTAATTCATATATTTATCACCATTGTTATTAGGTATCAATCTAATATTTTAAATACATAAATAGTAGCTAGTGAGCAATGACTTAGCATATATCTTAGGTGGATTCCCATTTTAATTAAAAGATTAATTGATCGTTCAATTGCAGGATACCTAATTTAATTAAATAAACTGATATATTTGTAGATATTTAATACGACTCCTCTAGTTTAAGTTAGATTCGAAAAATTCCAAATAAGTTTTAGGCTAAATCAAAGTTTAAAATAAAAATAACCAAAGAAAAACGTTTAATAAAATCCAACAGGACGAAATATATGAATGATAAAATCGGTCACCACTGGCCAGCCATAGGCAGACTTCACTCGCAAAACTTTTGATGGCTTTCAAATATGACGTTTTCATTTGTACTATTCAGTCTACTATTGGAACAAGAATCGTGTTTGGTCTAAAACAAAGTTTTATCATTGATTTGACTATAACATTTCATATATATATATGTTTGCATTTTAAGGTGAGAATGATAAGTGATATTTAGAATAGGAAAGTTTATGATCTAAAAGTCAGCTAGCAAATTTGATTTCCTTATTATATGAGTGAAAAACCAAAATATCAAACCATGCATGATCATAGGATATAATTTATTTAATTTATTTAATTTATTTAATTTATTTGTATTGTTTCTTTACTTTATGTGTATTGTTATTTTTATTATATCCCCAGTTTCTTATATATACATCGTTTCGTGGGATGTCTACTAGGATCATATACACACACACACACAAAAGTTGACGGGAGCATGGGAAATCAATTATTTGCTTATTTTATGTTATCTCTACTTCAACAAAAAGTGATCAATTTGACAACACGTACATGTACACATGCAATTATCTTCCTATAGAGTATGTTCTTATATTCGTTGTGATTAGATATATGTACGTACATATTATAATTCGATATGTTTCCCAGGATAAATGTTTATAATAGGTGGATTATGGGGTATAGAGGATATATTTTGTGTTTCAAAAAATAAACCTCAAAATAGGGAGTACGTGTTTGATTTATCCTCAACATACAATTATTGATTTATTACATGGTATTGAGATAGAACAAAAATAGTGTGCATAATAATATACTCTTTCAAATTTCAGAGTTAAATGTGTATACAATCATACATAGGTACAATACAAAGAAGAGAAGATTAGAAAAGACAAAATAGGAAGCAACGGAATCATCATGGCTTTGTTTTTACATGGTTTGTCATTCTAATCACTCTAGGAGAGATATACGTAAGGATTAAGTCACTATGTGTTTATCCTGTCAAGACTAAGTCATTAATCATGCTAAATCAGGTTATTAATTATATAAATAATTTGTATACAAAACAATAATGCACATATACACGTACGTGTGTTTCCGTCTCTGCTTTTTAGTTGGAATAAAGTCTGGCTCAAGAACATGTTAAAATATTGCACAAGGAGATGGAGACACTACGAAATAATGGGTCTTTCAGGTCAAATATTCGAATTACATCACTTTAATTCGAATTTAAATTGTATCCTACGTGGAAACAAAGATAATCCCTTCTCAAACTGTAGTCTTACGTACTCCTATGTTTTCAACTATTTAATACAGAGAAACATATATCTTATGAAAATAAACCTTTGATATCCTCCGTATATTAACTGAGGATCATTTAAAAAGTTGCAATATTAATATTGTATTAATTAAAAAAAAGATTGTACTTAAGTGTCACTTAATTAGGATGACAATTTAGCTTACGTAACAACTTAAGAATCAATTGAAAAATGTTTGTCTAAATCCAATTACTAGAGAACATTATATTAACCCAAAATATAAGAAACATGTATTATTTTTTTAAATAAAAGCTACGGAATTACCTAATATAATTAACATATATATAGCAATTAATGACTATGAATAATAAAGATTTGATAACAATTTTTGCATCTTTTTTCATTTTTGTTTAATTTTATATTATTAAAAAAATTAAACAGTCAACATTAAAACTATAATAAAAAATTAGATTTTTTTGTTCTATGTTATATTTTGAATTTTTTTAAATGGCTTTAAATTACAAAAATGAGAAAACCTTATATGTTATATTTTATTTTTTTTAAACGACTTTAAATTACAAAAATGAGGAAACCTTATATTTTATATTTTTCTTATATGTTAGATTTTTTTTTTATAAATTATATTTTGAATTTTTAAAACGACTTTAAATTACAAAAATGTAAGTTTTCCTTAAGTATACGACTAAAATCATTAAAAGACATGTATCAATTCAATGGTTGATCTGAAACCTTTCAAAATCATATGGAAGATAAATTTCAAAATAATTCAACTGTGGAAACAGTGCTGTTCATTTTTTTTAAGAATGGTTCGGTAGAAAAAAATAAAATTTTTATGTCATAATTTGTTTAACGTCCAATCCGATCAACCCATGATGTATTAATTATAGTTTAGTTCCACAATTTTTTTAATAAAAATTGATCCGGTCCATCGGAAAAAAATTATATAACAACAAAAAAATTTGTATATGTATAAATAAAATGATCAAATACATAAAAAAAATTGTTAATAATATATAAAAATAAACTCATCATGCGCAAGACGTAGTTTTTGTGCTAGTTGTTTAGTAAGCTAGCAACTGAGCTATACAATTTTGTAATACATTAACGAATTATTGAAGAGAAGGCTATATGATTCAATCAATGCAATAAACATAAAACTTTATAAAATTCAAAAATAAAGATAAACTTTATTTATATAAAGGGTAAAGCATAATTACCATGGAGATCATAATAATCATGGTTGATCGAGAAAATAGGCTTTGGTTAGCTTTCCAACAAAAATAAAATCATTCTTTTCAAGATTTCGTACAAATATAATCATTTGAATTTATCTTTTTAACATTATATCAATCAACCAAAAGTTTTCCTAATGATCTTATTTTTTATTCAGAAAAAAACATCCACAGAATCCGTCTTGAAACGTCAAGAACAATGATCGAGATATAACAAAAATAATCCTTATCGAACAAAATTTTACTATTATATTCCACATCATTTACGTTTTTATTTGTTTTTTTTAATCACATTACGTTTTTATTTGTTATTTGTTTGGTGCACTACAAGAAAAGAAAGTAAAAAACTAATTAGTTAAATATTTAAAAGAACTAATACGCAAAACAAAAAAAACAATGTTATCTCAATTTCAAAAATTTGTCTAAAGCTACCCATTTGTGAATGTTCCACATTTTAGGTTTCGAGTTCGACCCTTAAAAGTATCTACAATTCAAGCGCATGTTTACATAACAGAGCAGCCATTAGGGTTCTCGTCGCTGAACATTCCAGGAGGCGTGTTCATGTTTTGATACGAGTACGGCACATAACTTTCACTCGAGTAATTGTATCCTAAACCTGGATAACTCTGACCTCCCATCGGATAAGTCTGACCTTCAATCGAATAACTCTGTCCGTACACGTGTCCTTCTTGCCAATACATTGGAGCCGTCGGAAATGAGTATTCATAATAATCCATTTTATTCACCATTGCCACCGGCCCTACTCCTCCTCCTACGCCGCCACCTTCCTTCTTCTCACCGTCTCCGGCCTCTTTCTTCTTATCTCCGCCCTCTACAGCCTCTTTCTTCTTCTCTCCGCCATCTCCAGCCTCTTTCTTTTTCTCTCCGGCTTCTTTCTTATTATCGCCACCCTCTTGCTTCTTCTCTACGACTTCACCTCCTTCCTTCTTTGCTTCGTTAGCTCCAGCGGCTGGGACTTCTTTCTTGGCGGCGGGAGGGGCGGCACCATCGTCTTTTTTAGCCGGAAGAAGAGGCTCCACGGTTCGTTTTAGCTTTTTAGCTAGTAGAGGCACAAGTTCTTTAACATCCATAGTGCCTTTCACAGTCACCGTGTCTTTGGCTGCATCAATAGCCACCGTTTGGACGCCTGTTCAAATTAATATTAGTAATTTATGAGCATAATTAAATTGCTTTTGGCTTTAACTTGGCTAAGAATAAAAGTAAATAAACTTTCATTTGTTTAGTAATAATTACCTTTAATTTTCAATATTATTTTCTTGATTTTCTGAATACATCCTTCGCAGTGAAGTCTGATCTTCAAAGCAACCGAGCTCTGAACGTAAACAATTTAAAGCTCGATCAGTTACATAGACAAAGTGTTAGAGTGGTTTTACGTTTTAGCTATTGTAAAACACTTTTTAAGTTTTTTTTCTTGAAAACGAAAACACTTTTTAAGTTGCTTGCATAGTCTGTCTATTGTCCTTATTCAATTAAATCTATATACCTCTTTAGGAGCGGCCGGGGGTGGAGGAGCAGGAGCAGGAGCCGCAAATAAAGTTTTTTTTTTTTTGAAGAAAGGCTTAACACATCAATAAAGTTAGGATAACAAAAATTCAAAATCAAGCAAAAGAGATAGAAAGCCACTGACCTCTCCCATTCTTGGTTGAAGATATAAAGATATACTTTTTAATACTAATCAAAGGATTATGTAATGTTTGAACGAGAAGCAGTGGAAGCAAATGTGTATATATAGAGAAGAGGGGGTTTGGTGTGTGCGTGGAGGTTGTTATAATATTATTTGATAGTTAAATTTGCTGAATATTATAAGGTTTCATGTATATATCTGATATAAATGTGTGTATTTGTTTATGGGTGAGGTCAGCGAGAGTGGGCGTTTGACACCGGTTCAACACAAGTGATGGTACGAGACGAGAAATTCTTGGGTGAATCTGTTGATTCACCTATCAATAGTGTTTGAGTATTTGATATTTGATATCTTTTAAAAAGAAAACAAAATTGAATTTTCAATTAAGATTATATTTTTAAAATAAAACAATAAAAATACATAAAAATAGTTACAAAAAATTAATAAATAAATATTGTTAAACCGTTACCAAAATACTAAATCCTATACCTTAAATCTTAAACTCCAAACCCTAAATTATAAACCCTAAATTATAAACCTTAAATTTTGGATAAACCATAAACCATTAGAAAATTTTAAACCCTAAATCATACATTAAAAACTAAATCTTAATAACACAAAACCCTAAACCCTAATCATTAAACCCTAAACCATTGGATAAACCCTGAACCATTGGATAAATCATAAACTCTAAATCAAAAATATTTAAAATTAAACCCTAAAATTTATGATTTATCCAAGGGTTTAGAGTTTACCCAAAGGTTTAGGGTTTAGTGATTAGGGTTTAGGGTTTAGTGATTAGAATTTAGGGTTCAATGTATGATTTAGGGTTTAAGATTTTCCAACGGTTTAGAGTTTATCCAAAGTTTAAGGTTTAACGTTTAGGGTATAGGGTATAGGATTTAGGGTATAGGATTTAGGGTATAAGATTTAGTATTTTGCTGAAGACTTAACAATATTAATTTATTTATTTTTTGTAACTATTTTTATGTATTTTTATTATTTTATTTTAAAAATATAATCTAATTTGGATATTCAATTTTATTTTTTTTTCAAAAAGATATCAAATAT
Proteins encoded in this window:
- the LOC106337976 gene encoding neurofilament medium polypeptide-like is translated as MGEPFFKKKKTLFAAPAPAPPPPAAPKESSVALKIRLHCEGCIQKIKKIILKIKGVQTVAIDAAKDTVTVKGTMDVKELVPLLAKKLKRTVEPLLPAKKDDGAAPPAAKKEVPAAGANEAKKEGGEVVEKKQEGGDNKKEAGEKKKEAGDGGEKKKEAVEGGDKKKEAGDGEKKEGGGVGGGVGPVAMVNKMDYYEYSFPTAPMYWQEGHVYGQSYSIEGQTYPMGGQSYPGLGYNYSSESYVPYSYQNMNTPPGMFSDENPNGCSVM